In one window of Kitasatospora sp. MMS16-BH015 DNA:
- a CDS encoding MarR family winged helix-turn-helix transcriptional regulator, whose translation MGSTLTPGVPTTADLMEAVAAVGTAYFHDFAAAAARHGLTSSQAKALKAVQEPVPMRALAGRLGCDASNVTGIVDRLESLGLAGREAAAADRRVKIVTITPAGARTLEAIRADMTRAHEAFGSLDEEQREALGRLCRQVLPLLTGGQ comes from the coding sequence ATGGGCTCCACTCTCACCCCGGGTGTTCCGACCACTGCCGACCTGATGGAGGCGGTGGCCGCCGTCGGCACGGCGTACTTCCACGACTTCGCCGCCGCCGCGGCCCGGCACGGGCTGACCTCCTCGCAGGCCAAGGCGCTCAAGGCCGTGCAGGAGCCGGTGCCGATGCGGGCGCTGGCCGGCCGGCTCGGCTGTGACGCCTCGAACGTGACCGGCATCGTCGACCGCCTCGAGTCGCTCGGGCTGGCCGGGCGGGAGGCCGCCGCGGCCGACCGGCGGGTGAAGATCGTGACCATCACGCCGGCGGGCGCGCGGACGCTGGAGGCGATCCGGGCCGACATGACCCGGGCGCACGAGGCCTTCGGCTCGCTGGACGAGGAGCAGCGCGAGGCGCTGGGGCGGCTCTGCCGCCAGGTGCTGCCGCTGCTCACCGGCGGGCAGTAG